The Hymenobacter sp. 5317J-9 genome has a window encoding:
- a CDS encoding lysophospholipid acyltransferase family protein gives MLFYTVMKPLVQVALRVFFRRMEVRHRERLNLPGPLLFAGNHPNTLMDPLLTAIHTRQPVAFLAKSTFFKNPVIRAIMESGNSIPIYRRQDADSGAAPATPEQLAAQNEASFGRCYDYLDRCGTIMIFPEGTSVTERRLRPLKTGAARIALGAEARHNFTLGLKVIPIATNYFDPARFRSDVLLNVAPPILVADYAAAYAQDPEAAADQLTDAIREALERRLVITRDAAEDEFVQQVERTFGDHLNPDDNPDTLYDNFQLSQTLLQALAWFEQHAPTRLVAMRLQFQAYLAELRRHRLTDEAVEGQRRGTVTGLLNLVLGAPVWLYGLVNNYLPYILPSMIAKRATDDIAFVAPIMLVVGMLTFPLAYALQAAAVQHWLTHDWRLTALYVLSLPLTGFYALSYWNKLAPRLDRLRALRLFRSQPAVGQDLLARRAELLRQLEEARAEYLARRVEA, from the coding sequence ATGCTTTTCTACACTGTGATGAAACCGCTGGTGCAGGTGGCCCTGCGGGTGTTTTTCCGGCGCATGGAGGTGCGGCACCGCGAACGCCTCAACCTGCCCGGCCCGCTGCTCTTCGCCGGCAACCACCCCAACACGCTCATGGACCCGTTGCTCACGGCCATCCACACGCGGCAGCCGGTGGCGTTTCTGGCCAAGAGCACGTTTTTCAAGAATCCCGTCATTCGGGCCATCATGGAGTCGGGCAACTCCATTCCCATCTACCGGCGGCAGGACGCCGACAGCGGCGCCGCGCCCGCCACGCCCGAGCAGCTGGCCGCCCAGAACGAGGCCAGCTTCGGCCGCTGCTACGACTACCTAGACCGGTGCGGCACCATCATGATTTTCCCGGAGGGCACCAGCGTGACCGAGCGCCGCCTGCGCCCCCTCAAAACCGGGGCCGCCCGCATTGCGCTGGGCGCCGAAGCCCGCCACAATTTCACGCTGGGCCTGAAGGTGATACCCATTGCCACCAACTACTTCGACCCCGCCCGCTTCCGCTCCGATGTGCTGCTGAACGTGGCCCCGCCCATCCTCGTGGCCGACTACGCCGCCGCCTACGCCCAAGACCCCGAAGCCGCCGCCGACCAGCTCACCGACGCCATTCGGGAGGCGCTGGAGCGGCGCCTGGTCATCACGCGCGACGCGGCCGAGGACGAGTTTGTGCAGCAGGTGGAGCGCACTTTCGGCGACCACCTCAACCCCGACGACAACCCCGACACGCTCTACGACAACTTTCAGCTCAGCCAGACGCTGCTGCAGGCGCTGGCTTGGTTTGAGCAGCACGCGCCCACGCGGCTGGTGGCCATGCGCCTGCAGTTCCAGGCCTACCTGGCCGAGCTGCGCCGCCACCGCCTCACCGACGAGGCCGTGGAGGGCCAGCGCCGTGGCACCGTGACCGGCCTGCTCAACCTGGTGCTTGGCGCGCCGGTGTGGCTCTATGGGCTCGTCAATAACTACCTGCCCTACATCCTGCCGTCGATGATAGCCAAGCGCGCCACCGACGACATTGCGTTTGTAGCGCCCATCATGCTGGTGGTGGGCATGCTCACGTTTCCGCTGGCGTATGCGCTGCAAGCCGCCGCCGTGCAGCACTGGCTCACGCACGACTGGCGGCTCACGGCCCTCTACGTGCTCAGCCTGCCACTCACCGGCTTCTACGCCCTCAGCTACTGGAACAAACTCGCCCCGCGCCTAGACCGCCTGCGCGCCCTGCGCCTGTTCCGCAGCCAGCCCGCCGTGGGCCAGGACCTGCTGGCCCGGCGCGCCGAGCTGCTACGGCAGCTGGAAGAAGCGCGGGCAGAGTATCTGGCGCGGCGCGTGGAGGCGTGA